A single region of the Raphanus sativus cultivar WK10039 chromosome 1, ASM80110v3, whole genome shotgun sequence genome encodes:
- the LOC108832796 gene encoding probable carboxylesterase 1 has translation MSIVGVTAAEKTETWINQSTKSLESRPSIYIYISYTTSSYSSNTSNILIQRPMDSDSEIAYDYPRYKVYKNGRIERLVTDTFVPPSLTPDQNGVVSKDAVYSPEKNLSLRIYLPHKAGQEEKNKNKKKLPLLVYFHGGGFIMETAFSPIYHTFLPSAVSAAGCIAVSVDYRRAPEHPIPVPYEDSWDALKWVFAHVSGSGPERWVNDHADFGRVFLAGDSAGANIAHHMAMRSGEEKGVSYEISGMALFHPFFFSKAPLEEEEAEAMRYMQGMWEIASPNSEMGVEDPWVNVVGSDISGLGCGRVLVMVAGNDVLAREGWGYAEKLEKSSGWGGRVGVIETKDEDHIFHIKNPGSVNTRLLVQSFAEFLNKD, from the coding sequence ATGAGTATAGTAGGTGTAACAGCAGCTGAAAAAACAGAAACGTGGATCAATCAATCAACCAAGTCTCTAGAAAGTAGaccatctatatatatatatatcagctATACaacttcttcttattcttctaaCACTAGTAACATTTTGATCCAAAGACCGATGGATTCGGATTCCGAAATCGCATACGACTATCCGAGATATAAAGTCTACAAGAATGGCCGTATCGAACGCCTCGTGACCGACACATTCGTCCCACCTTCGCTAACCCCTGATCAAAACGGCGTCGTTTCCAAAGACGCGGTCTATTCACCGGAGAAAAACCTCTCTCTCCGTATCTACCTCCCTCATAAAGCTGGCCAAGAagagaagaacaagaacaagaagaagctcCCGCTCCTCGTCTACTTTCACGGCGGGGGTTTCATAATGGAAACCGCTTTCTCTCCCATCTACCACACTTTCCTCCCGTCGGCCGTCTCAGCCGCCGGCTGCATCGCCGTATCGGTGGACTACCGCCGTGCCCCCGAGCATCCGATCCCCGTCCCGTACGAAGACTCGTGGGACGCGTTGAAATGGGTGTTCGCTCACGTCTCCGGGTCTGGTCCGGAACGCTGGGTGAACGACCACGCGGACTTCGGGAGAGTGTTCCTCGCCGGGGACAGCGCCGGAGCCAACATCGCGCATCACATGGCGATGAGATCCGGAGAAGAGAAGGGAGTAAGCTACGAGATCTCGGGGATGGCTCTGTTTCATCCCTTCTTCTTTTCCAAGGCTCcgttggaggaggaggaggctgaGGCGATGAGGTACATGCAAGGGATGTGGGAGATCGCGAGCCCGAACAGCGAGATGGGAGTGGAGGATCCGTGGGTTAACGTGGTCGGGTCGGATATATCCGGGTTGGGGTGCGGGCGGGTTTTGGTTATGGTGGCGGGGAACGATGTGCTGGCGAGGGAAGGTTGGGGTTACGCGGAGAAGCTTGAGAAGAGTAGTGGGTGGGGAGGGAGAGTTGGAGTGATAGAGACTAAGGACGAAGAtcacatcttccatatcaagaATCCTGGTTCTGTTAATACTCGTCTACTTGTACAGAGTTTTGCAGAGTTTCTTAATAAAGACTGA
- the LOC108819019 gene encoding protein TIFY 10A-like encodes MPSSMECSAKRRSSSGKPSFSLTCSRLSQYLKENGSFGDLSLGMSCMPETNVISRKPTTTMSLFPCEASNVDSMAAAPDVKPKNLFPRQPSFSSSSSSLPKEDVPKMTQTTSRSVKPEPQTAPLTIFYGGQVIVFNDFSAEKAKEVVNLASKGTANTFTGFTSTVNNNNNIAPTPNQVPHFMKTVTQEPIQSSSVAMACELPIARRASLHRFLAKRKDRVTSKAPYQLNDPAKASTKPQTGNNPTSWLGLSAEM; translated from the exons ATGCCGAGTTCTATGGAATGCTCTGCAAAACGGAGATCGTCCTCAGGGAAGCCGAGCTTCTCGCTAACGTGTAGTCGATTGAGTCAGTATTTGAAGGAGAACGGTAGCTTTGGAGATCTCAGCTTAGGGATGTCATGCATGCCTGAGACCAACG TCATCTCACGTAAGCCTACAACAACCATGAGTTTATTCCCTTGTGAAGCTTCCAACGTGGATTCCATGGCCGCTGCTCCAGATGTTAAACCCAAGAATCTGTTTCCTAGGCAACCAAGCTTTTCTTCCTCATCTTCCTCTCTCCCCAAGGAAGATGTCCCCAAAATGACACAGACTACTTCTAG ATCTGTGAAACCAGAGCCTCAAACTGCACCGTTAACTATATTCTACGGCGGGCAAGTGATTGTGTTCAATGACTTTTCTGCTGAGAAAGCCAAAGAAGTTGTGAACTTGGCTAGCAAAGGAACCGCTAATACCTTCACGGGTTTCACATCTACtgttaacaacaacaacaacatcgcTCCTACACCAAACCAAGTTCCTCATTTCATGAAAACCGTAACACAAGAGCCAATCCAATCCTCCTCAGTTGCAATGGCATGCG AACTTCCAATTGCTAGAAGAGCTTCACTTCATCGGTTCTTGGCAAAGAGAAAGGATAGGGTTACATCAAAGGCACCATACCAGTTAAACGATCCAGCCAAAGCGTCCACAAAGCCTCAAACCGGAAACAACCCCACCTCTTGGCTTGGTTTATCAGCTGAAATGTGA
- the LOC108814170 gene encoding protein MICRORCHIDIA 6, translated as MSNNNASINVPHDALVVVKPENHRYGSKGHHQSLPQDSEENRGSFGGAQSSTSVVDQVRTPPEDAGVTSSASTICPAPVCRQFWKAGSYNDELSSKSQQPTGKNYLHVHPMFLHSNATSHKWAFGAVAELLDNAVDEIQNGATFVIVDKTINPRDGAPALLVQDDGGGMDPQAMRHCMGFGFSDKKSDSAIGRYGNGFKTSTMRLGADVIVFSRHFKNQTWTQSIGLLSYTYLTRTGHDRIVVPILDYEYKASTSEFVTLQDREHFISSLSILLEWSPFSTEAELLQQFDDIGSHGTKVIIYNLWLNSDAKLELDFDSAAEDILIEGNVKKTGCKITNDHIATRFSYSLRVYLSILYLRIPEAFKILLRGKVVQQHNVADDLKHPQYILYKPQVAGREEGEVVTTIGFLKEAPKVNLSGFCVYHKNRLIMPFWQVVSNSNSKGRGIVGALEANFVEPTHNKQDFEKTVLLQKLENRLKEMTTEYWNCHCVLIGYHDTKKSRLKVPQNVQTGGRPNVNMLQKNSAGYSGRQTINPPPGFPAAFPNANLASLPRVSTEPVVLEKRKEHPDLVASAASRRKVGSDGFTVPGHIRVEQFIRGSANQSQDSEIVKLMEENKKLRAKWLDHKVRSQNLEVKAMNLSSELEKVKSEYERLMEELQALSVVKEERSRHVNT; from the exons ATGAGCAACAACAACGCAAGTATAAACGTTCCTCATGATGCTCTGGTGGTTGTTAAACCCGAGAACCACCGTTATGGTTCCAAAGGGCATCATCAGTCTCTACCTCAAGATTCAGAAGAGAATAGGGGATCATTCGGTGGTGCGCAGAGTAGCACTAGCGTGGTTGATCAAGTCCGGACTCCACCTGAAGATGCCGGCGTCACTTCTTCAGCCTCTACCATTTGCCCTGCACCTGTTTGTAGGCAATTCTGGAAAGCTGGGAGCTACAACGACGAACTTAGTTCAAAGTCTCAGCAGCCAA CTGGAAAAAATTATCTTCATGTGCACCCTATGTTCCTTCACTCCAATGCTACTTCACATAAATGGGCTTTTGGTG CTGTTGCGGAACTGCTTGACAACGCTGTTGATGAG ATCCAAAACGGGGCCACTTTTGTCATTGTAGATAAAACCATAAATCCAAGGGATGGTGCACCAGCATTGCTAGTTCAAG ATGATGGTGGTGGGATGGATCCTCAGGCAATGCGGCATTGCATGGGTTTCGGATTCTCAGATAAGAAATCGGATTCAGCCATTGGAAGAT ATGGTAATGGTTTCAAGACCAGCACAATGAGACTTGGAGCAGATGTCATTGTATTCAGCCGCCATTTTAAGAACCA AACATGGACGCAAAGTATAGGGCTCCTTTCTTATACGTACCTGACACGTACTGGCCATGATAGAATAGTTGTTCCCATT TTGGATTACGAGTATAAGGCATCGACTAGCGAATTTGTGACATTGCAAGACCGAGAACATTTCATATCCAGTCTCTCCATTCTACTAGAATGGTCTCCGTTTTCAACAGAGGCAGAACTTTTGCAGCAG TTTGACGACATTGGATCACATGGGACAAAGGTTATTATCTATAACTTATGGCTCAACAGCGATGCTAAATTGGAATTAGACTTTGACTCGGCCGCAGAG GATATTCTCATTGAAGGAAACGTTAAAAAAACTGGATGTAAGATTACAAATGATCATATTGCGACCCGGTTTTCCTACTCTCTTCGT GTTTACCTATCCATACTATACTTGCGGATTCCTGAGGCTTTCAAGATTCTGTTGCGTGGTAAGGTTGTCCAGCAGCACAACGTTGCTGATGATCTCAAGCATCCGCAGTACATCTTGTATAAGCCTCAGGTTGCTGGACGTGAAGAG GGTGAAGTTGTAACGACGATTGGATTTCTGAAAGAAGCTCCCAAAGTAAACCTTAGTGGGTTCTGCGTTTATCACAAAAACCGCCTAATAATG CCTTTTTGGCAGGTCGTGAGCAACTCAAACAGCAAAGGAAGAGGAATTGTTG GTGCTCTAGAAGCTAATTTTGTTGAGCCAACCCATAACAAGCAGGATTTTGAGAAAACGGTCCTTCTTCAGAAACTTGAAAACCGTTTAAAGGAAATGACAACGGAGTATTG GAATTGCCATTGTGTGTTGATTGGATATCACGATACTAAGAAGTCTCGTCTTAAGGTTCCCCAAAATGTACAAACTGGCGGTAGGCCAAATGTCAACATGCTCCAGAAGAATTCTGCTGGATATAGTGGTAGACAAACAATAAACCCTCCTCCAGGCTTCCCAGCAGCTTTTCCTAACGCAAACTTGGCATCTCTCCCAAGAGTTTCAACTGAGCCAG TGGTGTTGGAGAAGAGGAAAGAACATCCTGATCTTGTTGCAAGTGCAGCGTCAAGAAGAAAGGTGGGAAGTGATGGCTTCACTGTCCCGGGGCATATTCGGGTTGAACAG TTCATTCGAGGATCTGCTAATCAGTCACAAGATAGTGAGATTGTCAAGTTGATGGAAGAAAACAAGAAGCTCCGAGCAAA ATGGTTGGACCACAAGGTGCGAAGTCAAAATCTTGAAGTCAAG GCCATGAATCTAAGCAGTGAGCTGGAGAAGGTTAAAAGTGAGTATGAAAGGTTAATGGAAGAGCTACAAGCTTTGAGTGTGGTGAAGGAGGAACGCAGTAGACATGTAAATACGTAG
- the LOC108859558 gene encoding cysteine-rich receptor-like protein kinase 1 — protein MQLNVSIAHFLTWVLFLVLLLTTVASKPLLFCQHKDQQLVNPRRQVDFLRAMSSVDELITKHKLSVESSFTDASPPIYVFLQCRQDLSVSHCRHCFNESKLELEETCSSSRSGRVHDDNCFLRFDNRDFSEEFVDPRFDRTRCKRTGPVVDKFWIDLDEAFVNATLRAIKKGGFGAASVSSSGESPGVYVLAQCWQRLDGNSCRDCLVHARSSLRACQSYEGRAFFTGCYLRYSIHKFFDDAAVVKPDDDEGSFINSSSYLPDLTDQDVMKLAVVAVTLSILTSLGAFIGYRRFSRERKAEIPSCSNFKYEVLDKATESFHDSMKLGQGGAGSVYKGFLPDGRVVAVKKLFFNTREWADQFFNEVNLISGVQHKNLVRLLGCSIEGPKSLLVYEYVHNRSLDQILFMKNTVHILSWKQRFNIIIGISEGLDYLHRGSEVKIIHRDIKTSNILLDQNLSPKIADFGLARSLGTDKTQTNTGIAGTLGYLAPEYLIKGQLTEKADVYAYGVLIIEIATGKKNNAFSQGTSSVLHSVWEHFKADTLKASVDPRLKGMFTEQEALKVLEIGLLCVQSSVELRPSMSEIVYMLKNKDCKFDSPRQPPFLSASVLMADEETRD, from the exons ATGCAACTTAATGTCTCCATCGCTCATTTCCTCACGTGGGTTCTGTTCCTTGTACTATTATTAACGACGGTGGCTTCGAAGCCTCTCCTCTTCTGCCAACATAAAGACCAACAACTTGTAAACCCTAGACGCCAAGTTGACTTCCTCCGAGCGATGTCTTCCGTCGACGAGCTCATAACCAAACACAAGCTCTCCGTCGAGTCTTCCTTCACCGACGCATCTCCACCGATCTACGTGTTCCTACAGTGCCGCCAAGACCTCTCCGTCTCCCATTGTCGCCATTGTTTCAACGAGAGCAAACTAGAGCTCGAGGAGACATGTTCGAGCTCCAGGTCCGGTCGTGTCCACGACGACAACTGCTTCTTACGGTTCGATAACAGAGACTTCTCGGAGGAGTTCGTCGATCCAAGATTCGACCGAACCAGATGCAAGAGAACAGGACCAGTTGTTGATAAGTTCTGGATAGATCTTGATGAGGCCTTTGTGAATGCGACCCTTAGAGCTATTAAAAAAGGAGGCTTTGGCGCAGCTTCGGTGAGTAGCTCCGGTGAGAGCCCTGGGGTTTACGTTTTGGCTCAGTGTTGGCAAAGACTTGATGGTAACTCGTGTAGAGATTGTTTGGTTCATGCTAGGTCGAGCTTGAGAGCTTGTCAAAGTTATGAAGGTAGAGCTTTCTTTACAGGATGCTACTTGAGATATTCTATACACAAGTTTTTCGACGATGCTGCTGTAGTTAAACCTGACGATG ATGAAGGAAGCTTTATAAATTCATCATCGTACTTACCGGACTTGACTGATCAAGATGTTATGAAACTAGCAGTAGTTGCGGTTACGTTGTCTATTCTTACTTCTCTTGGTGCTTTCATCGGTTACAGACGGTTTTCAAGGGAAAGAAAAG CTGAAATTCCATCGTGTTCTAACTTCAAATACGAGGTGCTCGATAAGGCGACGGAGTCTTTCCACGACTCGATGAAACTAGGCCAAGGAGGGGCAGGTTCTGTGTACAAAGGGTTTCTTCCTGATGGGAGAGTCGTCGCGGTCAAAAAGCTCTTCTTCAACACCCGCGAATGGGCGGATCAGTTCTTCAACGAAGTGAATCTGATCAGCGGAGTTCAACATAAGAACCTTGTGAGACTACTTGGTTGCAGCATCGAAGGTCCAAAGAGTCTTCTTGTCTATGAATATGTTCATAATAGAAGCCTAGATCAAATCCTCTTCA TGAAGAACACAGTCCACATATTGAGCTGGAAGCAACGGTTTAACATCATTATAGGAATATCAGAAGGTCTAGATTACCTTCACAGAGGATCTGAGGTGAAAATTATCCATAGAGACATCAAAACCAGCAACATTCTCCTTGATCAGAACCTGAGTCCCAAGATAGCTGACTTTGGACTCGCACGTTCATTAGGAACCgacaaaactcaaaccaataCTGGGATCGCTGGAACACT GGGTTATTTGGCTCCTGAGTATCTAATCAAAGGCCAACTAACAGAGAAAGCTGACGTTTATGCATATGGAGTTCTTATTATTGAGATAGCAACTGGGAAGAAAAACAATGCATTCTCGCAAGGAACTAGCTCGGTTTTACACTCT GTATGGGAACATTTCAAAGCAGACACTCTAAAAGCCTCGGTGGATCCACGGTTAAAAGGGATGTTCACAGAGCAAGAGGCCTTGAAGGTTCTTGAAATCGGATTGCTGTGTGTTCAGTCTTCAGTAGAATTGAGACCGTCCATGTCTGAGATAGTCTATATGTTAAAGAACAAAGATTGTAAATTTGATTCTCCAAGACAGCCTCCGTTCTTGAGTGCCAGTGTTCTAATGGCAGATGAGGAGACTAGAGACTAG
- the LOC108856002 gene encoding uncharacterized protein LOC108856002 has product MYRTAAKRLLGAGFATSRLLRLPKPRPTTTIIPYSYTSPLCTSSSMGHTESPIGNQSVNLNQPDPTSSSTGTREGTRRDESSRKPRAEFQEEQARVLAASLRHVPRLGWTEEAMIAGSREVGVSPSIVGSFSRKEAALVEYFMDECLQLLIDRVDSGLDLQNLIPSERVSKLVRIRLEMQIPYMSKWPQALSIQAHPANVPTSFKQRAMLVDEIWHTVGDGSSDLDWYVKRTVLGGVYSTTEIYMLTDDSPEYRDTWAFLDDRVKDAFDLKKSIQEAKYFAQDIGAGVGKSFQGLMNGVMQTMSTRGRSSAF; this is encoded by the exons ATGTATCGAACGGCGGCGAAACGTCTTCTCGGAGCTGGTTTCGCAACCAGCCGCCTCCTCCGATTACCCAAGCCCAGgcccaccaccaccatcatccCTTACTCCTACACTTCCCCTCTCTGCACTTCCTCCTCGATGGGCCACACCGAATCTCCGATTGGTAATCAATCCGTAAACCTTAATCAACCGGAtcccacttcttcttccacggGTACAAGAGAAGGAACTCGTCGAGATGAGAGCAGCAGGAAGCCGAGAGCTGAGTTTCAGGAAGAGCAGGCTCGTGTCCTCGCCGCGTCTCTTCGCCACGtg CCGAGGTTAGGTTGGACGGAGGAAGCGATGATTGCAGGTTCGAGAGAGGTTGGTGTGTCTCCTTCCATTGTTGGCTCTTTCTCCAGGAAAGAAGCTGCTCTTGTTGAG TACTTCATGGATGAATGCTTGCAACTGCTTATCGACAGAGTAGACTCTGGTTTGGATCTGCAAAACCTGATTCCCAGTGAACGTGTTTCCAAGCTCGTTAGGATTCGGTTGGAGATGCAGATCCCTTACATGTCCAAATGGCCTCAAGCTCTTAGTATTCaa GCGCATCCGGCGAATGTTCCGACGAGTTTTAAGCAACGGGCGATGTTGGTTGATGAGATATGGCACACTGTTGGAGATGGATCTTCTGATTTGGATTGGTATGTCAAGCGTACTGTTCTTGGAGGTGTTTACTCAACCACCGAGATTTATATGCTTACTGATGACTCCCCAG AGTATCGCGATACGTGGGCGTTCTTGGATGATAGAGTCAAAGATGCTTTTGATTTGAAGAAGAGCATACAAGAG GCCAAGTATTTTGCACAAGACATTGGTGCTGGAGTTGGGAAATCGTTTCAAGGACTGATGAATGGAGTTATGCAGACCATGTCCACAAGGGGTCGTAGCTCTGCTTTTTGA
- the LOC108812379 gene encoding uncharacterized protein LOC108812379 has protein sequence MAEDFARAVEDGLKLAKRIYFGNDRAVAAPRLASPMERGAAAHSHLPSAPMVYAVIHEPGIVDNPDLPSYQPHVHGRCDPPALIPLQMNAIELDVDCYLDTALVTVTGSWRVHCVMGSKRCDCRIAIPMGEQGSILGVEVEIPRKSYTTQLITAEDGQELEKTAQPQSGGFLKPNIFTITIPQVDGGTNLSIKMSWSQKLTYNEGEFFLDIPFNFPEYVTPAVKKISKREKIYLSVNAGTGTEVLCKGCSHPLKEKMRKAGKLRFSYETDVLKWSNTDFSFSYTASSSNIVGGLFLQSAPVQDVDQREIFSFYLFPGKQQRTKAFKREVVFVVDISKSMTGKPLENVNNAISAALSKLNPGDSFNIMTFSDDTSLFSTSMEPATPDTVERGIEWMNKNFVVADGTNVLPPLEKAVEMLSNTRGSLPMIFFVTDGSVEDERHICDAMKKRLTSAGSVCPRIHTFGLGVFCNHYFLQMLANLSRGQHESVYNTDHIQERLDKLFTRALSTVLLNITIEPLQNLDEIEVYPSNIPDLTSTSPLMIYGRYRGKFPESVKANGLLGDFSSFSADLTVQSAKDIPLDKVFAKNVIDLLTAEAWFSEDKQLKEKITKLSIQTGVPSEYTRMIQLENTQEVLKPSDTGGKKMTASNGEKQKMISRTIPLRNFGIGFGDTTATRENVPPGFGEQRAPDAAEKFVKAASSCCASLCNKCCCMCCVQCCTKLNDQCVLVFTQLFTALACVACFECCSNVCCACGGDE, from the exons ATGGCGGAGGATTTCGCGAGGGCGGTGGAGGACGGGCTCAAACTCGCGAAACGGATCTATTTCGGGAACGACCGTGCCGTCGCGGCGCCGAGGCTAGCTTCCCCCATGGAGAGAGGAGCGGCGGCGCATTCTCACCTCCCTTCCGCGCCGATGGTCTACGCCGTCATACACGAGCCTGGGATCGTGGATAACCCGGACCTGCCCAGCTACCAGCCCCACGTGCACGGCAGGTGCGACCCCCCGGCTCTGATTCCTCTCCAGATGAACGCGATCGAGCTCGACGTCGACTGTTATCTCGACACGGCTCTCGTCACCGTCACGGGATCGTGGCGTGTGCATTGCGTCATGGGAAGCAAGAGGTGTGATTGCCGCATCGCTATTCCCATGGGTGAACAG GGCTCAATACTAGGTGTTGAGGTTGAGATTCCTAGAAAATCTTACACAACACAGTTGATCACTGCTGAGGATGGACAGGAGTTGGAGAAGACGGCGCAACCTCAGAGTGGAGGTTTCTTGAAACCAAACATATTCACCATCACAATACCACAG GTTGATGGAGGAACTAACCTCTCTATCAAGATGTCTTGGTCCCAGAAATTGACTTATAACGAAGGAGAATTTTTCCTTGATATTCCTTTTAACTTTCCTGAGTATGTGACCCCTGCGGTGAAGAAAATCTCCAAGAGAGAAAAGATTTACTTGAGTGTTAACGCCGGTACTGGAACAGAAGTTCTCTGCAAAGGATGCAGTCATCCGCTAAAG GAAAAAATGAGGAAGGCAGGGAAGTTGAGGTTTTCATATGAAACAGATGTTTTGAAGTGGTCAAACACAGATTTTAGCTTTTCTTATACG GCCTCTTCAAGTAATATAGTTGGTGGACTTTTCCTTCAATCTGCGCCTGTTCAAGATGTTGATCAGAGAGAGATATTTTCTTTCTATCTTTTTCCAGGAAAGCAACAAAGAACCAAG GCGTTCAAGCGGGAGGTAGTGTTTGTTGTTGATATAAGTAAAAGCATGACTGGAAAACCTCTCGAGAATGTAAACAATGCGATATCGGCAGCTCTATCTAAGCTTAATCCGGGAGATTCCTTCAATATCATGACTTTCAGCGATGATACTTCTCTGTTTTCGACATCGATGGAGCCGGCTACTCCAGATACGGTTGAAAGAGGCATTGAGTGGATGAACAAGAACTTTGTTGTCGCAGATGGTACCAACGTGCTCCCTCCCCTAGAGAAG GCTGTGGAAATGCTATCGAATACTCGTGGCTCCCTTCCTATGATCTTCTTCGTAACAGATGGGTCTGTTGAAGATGAGAGACACATTTGTGATGCAATGAAGAAACGTCTTACTAGTGCTGGATCAGTGTGTCCACGGATACACACTTTTGGGTTAG GTGTATTCTGTAACCACTACTTCCTGCAGATGCTTGCAAATCTATCCAGGGGCCAGCACGAATCTGTTTATAATACTG ATCACATCCAGGAACGATTAGACAAATTGTTTACAAGGGCTTTATCCACTGTTCTTTTGAATATAACAATTGAGCCCCTTCAGAATCTTGATGAAATTGAG GTATACCCTTCGAATATTCCGGATCTAACCTCTACAAGTCCATTGATGATATATGGGAGATACCGAGGAAAGTTCCCTGAGAGTGTGAAAGCCAATGGTCTGCTAGGAGACTTTAGCAGCTTTTCTGCAGACTTGACTGTACAAAGTGCGAAAGACATACCCCTTGATAAA GTGTTTGCAAAGAATGTGATTGACTTGCTAACTGCTGAGGCATGGTTCTCGGAAGACAAACAGCTAAAAGAAAAG ATTACTAAACTAAGCATCCAAACCGGCGTACCATCTGAGTATACTCGAATGATCCAGttggagaacactcaagaagtATTGAAACCCAGCGACACTGGTGGAAAGAAAATG ACAGCAAGCAATGGAGAGAAACAGAAGATGATATCAAGAACAATCCCACTACGAAACTTTGGGATAGGCTTTGGTGACACAACAGCTACCAGAGAGAATGTTCCACCAGGATTTGGAGAACAGAGAGCGCCTGATGCCGCTGAGAAGTTCGTGAAGGCTGCCTCGAGCTGTTGTGCCTCCTTATGCAACAAATGTTGCTGCATGTGTTGCGTCCAGTGCTGCACTAAGCTCAATGATCAATGTGTTCTTGTCTTCACACAGCTCTTCACAGCGCTTGCTTGCGTCGCCTGCTTTGAATGTTGCTCAAATGTCTGCTGTGCATGTGGTGGAGACGAATAG
- the LOC108832797 gene encoding FCS-Like Zinc finger 12, with protein sequence MLLSNPHMVIPGYRSIISPGNFTTSPRSPLDMRLPSPGTSSKRYDDGGVGLGIVAALEKSGGVVRINRQEISSSRQNPVYYSGSGSNRSNPVHCARRNQFHAEIELSEEYTCVTSRRDGVSKVYYRDDKFEFRDNRSESDRNERRLDTSTAKKRDVLRDSQEFLSLCCLCKKKLGGKDIYMYKGDRGFCSKECRSVRIMEDNIDAQHKSTSIEVLSSRFTGGKVSPARIFVL encoded by the exons ATGCTTCTAAGCAATCCCCACATGGTTATCCCGGGATACAGATCGATCATATCACCGGGAAACTTCACGACGAGTCCGAGAAGTCCCTTAGATATGAGGCTCCCGTCGCCTGGTACTAGCTCGAAGAGGTACGATGACGGTGGAGTGGGGTTAGGTATCGTCGCTGCGCTTGAGAAATCTGGAGGCGTCGTCAGGATCAACCGGCAAGAGATCTCGTCGTCGAGACAAAACCCGGTTTACTACTCTGGTTCCGGTTCGAACAGATCCAACCCGGTTCATTGTGCCCGGAGAAACCAGTTTCATGCGGAGATTGAACTCTCTGAGGAATACACTTGCGTCACGAGTCGTCGTGATGGCGTGAGCAAGGTTTATTACAGGGACGACAAGTTTGAGTTTCGTGATAATAGATCGGAGAGTGATCGTAATGAGCGGAGGTTGGACACATCAACGGCGAAGAAGAGAGATGTGTTGAGGGATTCTCAAGAGTTTCTGAGTTTGTGTTGCTTGTGTAAGAAGAAACTTGGAGGCAAAGACATTTACATGTACAA AGGAGATAGAGGGTTTTGTAGTAAAGAGTGTAGATCGGTGAGAATAATGGAGGATAATATAGACGCGCAACATAAATCGACAAGCATTGAGGTTTTGAGCTCTCGGTTTACCGGAGGAAAAGTTTCTCCAGCTAGAATATTCGTATTATAA
- the LOC108856154 gene encoding protein LAZY 3-like has product MKIFSWVQRKLGGKKHESTSDCPQESSGPDLSKDLQSWAQDEETFLAIGTLGNNICTKIEKEEENVSSKDLTAINADVIIRKKKSLSFLLKKMFVCTSGFKTPPPLLDLSRGDSFPNTRMEKMLRTILDKKIHPQRSNATAKKYLENHKIMDEARSSVDANKWNKTDSEYIVLEM; this is encoded by the exons ATGAag ATTTTTAGTTGGGTTCAAAGAAAACTTGGTGGTAAGAAGCATGAGTCAACTTCAGATTGTC CTCAAGAATCATCAGGACCTGATTTGAGTAAAGACCTCCAAAGCTGGGCTCAAGACGAAGAAACCTTCTTAGCCATTGGAACCCTTGGAAACAATATCTGCACCAAgatagaaaaagaagaagaaaatgtttctagcaaaGATCTTACTGCGATTAATGCAGATGTTATTATCAGGAAGAAGAAATCGCTCTCTTTTCTTCTCAAGAAGATGTTTGTTTGCACAAGCGGCTTCAAAACTCCACCTCCTCTTCTTGATTTGTCTAGAGGAGATTCATTCCCAAATACACGAATGGAAAAG ATGTTAAGGACAATCCTCGACAAGAAGATACATCCACAACGTTCAAATGCTACAGCAAAAAAGTATTTGGAGAATCATAAGATTATGGATGAAGCTCGTTCAAGTGTCGACGCCAATAAATGGAACAAGACGGATTCTGAAT ATATTGTATTGGAGATGTAG